Proteins co-encoded in one Leptospira hartskeerlii genomic window:
- a CDS encoding DUF4180 domain-containing protein: MILKEVDTEKGPISFLSENDYIIRDNDSFFNLIYSANSDTIAIYSSNLPERFFDLTTGFAGEIFQKITNYQKRFIIIGDYSNITSKSFKDLIYESNKNGKVIFTETLEEGISLLK; encoded by the coding sequence ATGATATTAAAGGAAGTAGATACGGAAAAAGGTCCGATCTCATTTCTGTCGGAAAACGACTATATCATTCGGGATAATGATTCCTTCTTCAATTTGATATATTCTGCAAATAGTGATACGATCGCGATTTATTCTTCAAATCTTCCCGAAAGATTTTTCGATCTGACAACCGGATTTGCTGGAGAGATCTTTCAAAAAATCACCAATTACCAAAAACGTTTTATCATCATTGGCGATTATTCTAATATTACTTCAAAAAGTTTTAAAGATTTAATTTACGAAAGTAACAAAAACGGCAAAGTGATATTTACGGAGACTTTAGAAGAGGGAATATCGCTGCTTAAGTAA